In [Leptolyngbya] sp. PCC 7376, a genomic segment contains:
- a CDS encoding YwiC-like family protein, with protein MTLSNPDTTTKPGAVTSSSSSRARTWYRPVVSPEHGVYVILLVSFITGAAAAQRWTFLTTLALVCAFAGFQAEHPLVLQIKQRRSWKPRLLLWGSLYAGLSLGAAMYLYLQVPSLLWIYLGAIAALIIDSIAVFYRRQKTVFNEILTFAAVCLAVPFTYVATTGTWTISLFGLWCLNTLFFSSTIFTVKLRKPKTASLIPAMIYHAVASLIILGLWWIGWLASLSAITFTIVLAKFSLILWQRDWYKTTQIKNVAFLETITAILFLATTAISLLPAHLAQ; from the coding sequence ATGACCCTTTCTAATCCCGACACAACTACTAAACCTGGAGCGGTTACATCCTCGTCTTCATCCCGTGCTCGGACTTGGTATCGTCCAGTTGTTTCTCCGGAACATGGAGTGTATGTGATTTTGTTGGTGTCTTTTATCACGGGAGCTGCTGCCGCTCAACGATGGACATTCTTAACCACATTGGCTTTAGTTTGTGCATTTGCTGGGTTTCAGGCAGAGCATCCTTTGGTGTTGCAAATTAAACAACGACGCAGTTGGAAGCCTCGATTGCTCTTGTGGGGGAGCCTTTATGCTGGGCTATCGTTGGGTGCTGCCATGTATTTATATCTACAAGTTCCCTCATTGTTATGGATCTATCTAGGGGCGATCGCCGCTTTGATTATTGATAGCATTGCCGTGTTTTATCGTCGACAAAAGACCGTATTCAATGAAATTTTAACGTTCGCTGCCGTTTGTTTAGCCGTCCCGTTTACCTATGTTGCTACCACTGGCACTTGGACAATCTCTCTCTTCGGTCTGTGGTGTCTCAATACCTTGTTTTTTAGCAGCACTATTTTTACGGTAAAGTTGCGCAAGCCAAAGACTGCTTCACTCATTCCGGCCATGATTTACCATGCGGTCGCCAGTTTGATCATTTTAGGACTGTGGTGGATTGGTTGGTTAGCAAGCCTAAGTGCGATCACCTTTACCATTGTTCTCGCGAAATTTAGCTTGATTCTCTGGCAACGGGATTGGTACAAAACGACTCAGATCAAAAATGTTGCCTTTTTAGAAACAATCACTGCAATCTTATTTTTAGCCACCACGGCCATCTCCCTATTACCTGCCCATCTTGCCCAATGA
- a CDS encoding ATP-binding sensor histidine kinase — MTAIDNRSNVKPEIAGFNIVEQLYLGSRTAVYRARQSGSNNPVILKVLQRDYPSFKELVQFRNQYTITANLPISGIIKPLSLEAIDNSYVLVMEDWGGISLDTFLQEQTLDLTDVLAIASQLADILHDLHQHRVIHKDIKPANILIHPESKTIKLIDFSIASLLPKETQALQSPKSLEGTLAYLAPEQTGRMNRAIDYRTDFYALGVTLYQLLTGQLPFHSDEPLELIHCHMAQQPTPIAEANPNIPTMVAALVAKLMQKNAEDRYQSALGLKYDLEQCLTQWKKQEEIAEFCLGLRDVSDRFLIPEKLYGREAETKTLLNAFERVAQGQTEMMLVAGFSGIGKTAVINEVHKPITRQNGYFIKGKFDQFNRSTPFSAFVQAFRSLMGQLLGESDTDLTRWRTKILEAVGENGQVIIDVIPELATIIGEQPPLPELSGIAAQNRFNRLFSQFVRVFTTKEHPLVIFLDDLQWADSASLGLVKLLMGDSDAGYLLVLGAYRDNEVSPAHPLMLTLEEMLQKGANIGTITLAPLDLDDITSLIADTLLCSQESALALAKLVFQKAQGNPFFTTQFLQGLHEDGFIAYSAEGGCWQCDIAQVRALALTNDVVAFMVSRLKRLSSATQTVLKLAACIGSRFDLVTLAVVCEQSQEEVATALWAALKEGLVIPESETYKFFQNHDDCIPTVDKLAVGYQFLHDRVQQAAYALIPEAEKVATQYHIGQLLLACMNEANDDALLFNVVGYLNFGRDFLVDDDEQRQLIQLNLAAAQKALNSTAYDATIDYCKTGIELLGDEGWQHHYDLTLSLYQALGSAQLSSANYVELEQTTDKAFAEITSATDRAEICVLQLVGCCLQGRYAEAIDWGLTGLRDLDIDIQEDNIPALVEQEFIRLAEMMGDRHIYDLLEHNDQVPPLKIQAAIKLLVAIDPPVYITGRNSLYALVGLLGTRYSIEYGNIAESSKSYANYGMLLGSIQGDYQRGYTFAEMGVELAHRFNSKAMQCQAGLMLGSFAHPWARPIAGSSKVNNDSFLAGMEAGETQYAAYNLFGSVLNLLFQGEDLGSLANTILPSYDAVEKQVDSEMLRIALAGAQIFVQQLVAANTTSPEQTEIITEAQAVIRAGEISRNQLGLAIHYSLEMHRCCIIEDFEKGWQFFQQLQPIVSSLVGFPTHSYYFYYGSLVLLNTEFDEASDLEHKRWEWIEANQKQLKIWVDSCPENFLHKYLLVKAECCRVKGDRLGAMDLYHRAIDEAHTNGFMQEEALIHEFAARLYHQQGKDSFAMPHIQEAFYGYARWGAGAKTIQIETQSPRISRPAQSTGSDSVSTSMINRYVGVQTRAQSNTSYSINATLDQQAIFKASQAIASNIDLNALLTEVTRIILQNSGGDRCALILPSEANEWQVRAIATPEELQLCTTPLDNNPDLPVKLIQYVKNTQEIIVIDDLETDLPVIDNYLIQRQPKSVLCMPLLNQGSLIGILYLKNRLTRGVFTEERIQTINILCTQAAISLENARLYGKVQQTLTDLQQAQLKLVQSEKMSALGGLVAGVAHEINNPVGCILGNVGATQEYISDLLGLLDLYAEELPHPSDGLKEELEAVDLEYVREDLPKLIRAMEDSGDRITSISKSLRVFSRADTDQKQRFDIHEGMESTILILRHRLKANPERPEIKVISDYGDIPPIDCFPGQLNQVFMNILANAIDALDEANLHSHFADIEKCSPQITIRTEVDNNQVKITISDNGRGISETVQDKIFEHLFTTKKAGQGTGLGLAIAHQIIVKKHGGSLTVQSELGQSTTFCIQLPISSIS, encoded by the coding sequence CAAAGTATTACAGCGAGATTACCCGAGTTTTAAAGAACTCGTTCAGTTTCGCAATCAATATACGATCACTGCCAACCTGCCGATTTCAGGCATTATCAAGCCCCTTAGTTTAGAGGCCATAGATAATAGCTATGTGCTGGTGATGGAGGATTGGGGTGGTATTTCCCTAGACACTTTCCTTCAAGAGCAAACCTTAGATCTAACTGATGTGCTGGCGATCGCCAGCCAACTCGCCGATATTCTTCACGACCTTCATCAGCATCGAGTTATTCATAAAGACATCAAACCTGCCAATATTCTGATTCATCCTGAGTCAAAAACAATAAAGCTAATTGACTTTAGCATCGCCTCTCTACTGCCCAAAGAAACCCAGGCACTCCAAAGTCCCAAAAGCCTAGAAGGCACCCTCGCCTATCTTGCCCCAGAGCAAACGGGCCGGATGAACCGAGCAATTGATTATCGTACTGATTTCTATGCCCTCGGGGTAACGCTATACCAGCTATTGACTGGGCAATTACCTTTCCATAGCGACGAGCCGCTAGAACTTATCCATTGCCATATGGCACAGCAACCCACTCCCATCGCTGAGGCCAATCCAAACATACCAACCATGGTGGCAGCGCTCGTGGCAAAACTGATGCAAAAAAATGCGGAAGACCGCTATCAGAGTGCTCTGGGTCTGAAATACGATCTAGAACAATGCCTCACACAATGGAAAAAACAAGAAGAGATTGCTGAATTTTGCTTAGGACTAAGGGACGTCAGCGATCGCTTCCTCATTCCCGAAAAGCTCTACGGACGCGAAGCCGAAACAAAAACCTTACTCAATGCCTTTGAACGCGTTGCCCAGGGTCAAACCGAAATGATGCTGGTAGCAGGCTTCTCAGGGATTGGTAAAACAGCAGTCATCAATGAAGTTCATAAGCCGATTACCCGCCAGAACGGTTACTTTATCAAAGGAAAATTTGACCAATTTAACCGTAGCACTCCCTTTTCAGCCTTTGTCCAAGCCTTCCGTAGCTTAATGGGACAGCTTTTAGGAGAATCTGATACTGACCTCACCCGCTGGCGGACAAAAATCCTTGAAGCTGTGGGCGAAAATGGTCAAGTCATCATTGATGTCATCCCAGAACTAGCGACAATCATTGGTGAACAGCCTCCCTTGCCCGAACTATCCGGCATCGCCGCACAAAATCGATTTAATCGCCTCTTTAGTCAATTTGTGCGAGTCTTCACCACGAAAGAACATCCCCTAGTCATTTTCCTAGATGATCTGCAATGGGCAGATTCGGCTTCTTTGGGGTTGGTCAAACTCTTAATGGGAGACTCAGATGCAGGCTACCTATTGGTGCTTGGAGCCTATCGGGACAATGAGGTTTCCCCAGCTCATCCGTTGATGCTCACTTTGGAAGAGATGCTTCAAAAGGGAGCAAATATTGGAACCATTACGTTAGCCCCTCTAGATCTAGACGATATTACGAGCCTAATCGCGGATACATTACTATGCTCCCAAGAATCGGCACTAGCATTAGCTAAATTAGTATTCCAAAAAGCCCAAGGTAATCCATTTTTTACGACGCAATTTTTGCAAGGCTTGCATGAAGATGGTTTTATTGCCTATTCAGCAGAGGGGGGATGTTGGCAATGCGATATCGCCCAGGTCAGAGCCTTAGCACTCACTAATGATGTGGTGGCTTTTATGGTGAGTCGGCTGAAAAGACTAAGCAGTGCAACTCAAACAGTGTTAAAGCTTGCAGCTTGCATCGGTAGTCGTTTTGACTTGGTAACACTGGCTGTGGTGTGTGAGCAAAGTCAAGAGGAGGTCGCCACTGCGTTATGGGCCGCCCTAAAAGAAGGGTTGGTGATTCCAGAAAGTGAAACTTACAAATTTTTTCAGAACCATGATGATTGCATCCCCACCGTAGACAAGCTAGCAGTGGGCTATCAATTTTTACATGATCGTGTACAACAGGCGGCTTACGCCTTAATCCCTGAGGCCGAAAAAGTAGCAACTCAGTATCACATCGGTCAGTTGCTACTGGCCTGTATGAATGAAGCAAACGACGATGCCCTCCTCTTCAATGTGGTGGGTTATCTTAATTTCGGTCGCGATTTTTTAGTGGACGACGATGAACAGCGACAACTCATCCAGCTGAACTTAGCCGCCGCCCAGAAGGCTCTTAATTCAACGGCTTACGATGCCACTATTGATTACTGTAAAACGGGTATCGAGCTATTGGGGGATGAAGGATGGCAACATCACTATGATCTGACACTGTCTCTCTATCAAGCATTGGGGTCAGCTCAACTGAGTAGTGCGAACTATGTGGAGTTGGAACAAACTACAGACAAAGCCTTTGCAGAGATTACATCAGCAACCGATCGCGCCGAAATTTGTGTCTTACAGTTAGTCGGCTGTTGTTTGCAAGGGCGCTATGCTGAGGCGATTGATTGGGGTTTAACAGGGCTGCGAGATTTGGACATTGACATCCAAGAGGACAATATTCCAGCACTAGTTGAGCAAGAGTTTATTCGCTTAGCTGAAATGATGGGCGATCGCCACATCTATGACTTATTAGAACACAATGATCAAGTCCCACCCCTCAAAATCCAAGCCGCAATTAAGTTATTAGTGGCGATTGATCCGCCAGTCTACATTACGGGCAGAAATAGCCTCTATGCGTTAGTCGGTCTCCTCGGAACTCGTTACTCTATCGAATATGGCAACATTGCAGAATCATCTAAATCCTATGCCAACTACGGTATGCTGCTCGGCTCAATTCAGGGTGACTATCAACGAGGCTATACTTTTGCTGAAATGGGGGTTGAGCTAGCCCATCGATTCAATAGTAAGGCGATGCAATGTCAAGCGGGACTCATGCTTGGCTCATTTGCCCATCCTTGGGCTCGACCAATTGCAGGTTCCTCGAAGGTCAATAACGACAGTTTTTTAGCCGGGATGGAAGCAGGAGAAACCCAGTATGCAGCCTATAACCTCTTTGGCAGTGTCTTGAATCTCCTCTTCCAAGGAGAAGACTTAGGGAGTTTAGCGAATACTATTCTGCCGAGCTATGACGCTGTTGAAAAACAGGTAGATAGTGAGATGCTCCGAATTGCACTGGCAGGTGCCCAGATTTTTGTGCAACAGTTAGTCGCTGCCAATACCACTAGCCCGGAACAAACAGAAATTATTACCGAAGCCCAAGCTGTTATCCGAGCAGGGGAGATATCTCGTAATCAGTTGGGGTTAGCCATTCACTACTCATTGGAAATGCATCGCTGCTGCATCATCGAAGACTTTGAGAAAGGGTGGCAATTTTTTCAGCAGCTTCAACCGATAGTGTCTTCTCTAGTGGGCTTTCCAACCCATAGCTACTACTTTTACTATGGCTCCCTCGTTCTTCTAAACACGGAATTTGACGAGGCATCAGATCTTGAACACAAGCGTTGGGAATGGATTGAGGCAAATCAAAAACAGCTCAAAATTTGGGTTGATAGTTGCCCAGAAAATTTCCTGCATAAATATTTGTTGGTAAAAGCTGAATGCTGCCGAGTAAAAGGCGATCGCCTCGGTGCAATGGACTTATATCATCGGGCAATCGACGAAGCGCACACTAATGGATTTATGCAAGAAGAAGCACTCATCCATGAATTTGCGGCTCGGCTTTACCACCAACAGGGTAAGGATAGCTTTGCGATGCCCCATATCCAAGAGGCTTTTTATGGCTATGCCCGTTGGGGGGCTGGAGCCAAGACGATTCAGATTGAAACCCAATCCCCTCGGATTTCTAGACCAGCACAAAGCACTGGGAGCGATTCAGTTTCTACTTCAATGATTAATCGCTATGTTGGCGTGCAGACGAGAGCGCAATCGAATACGAGTTACTCCATCAATGCAACGTTAGACCAACAGGCTATCTTTAAAGCCTCTCAAGCGATCGCCAGTAACATTGACCTCAATGCCTTACTTACCGAGGTCACTCGGATTATTTTGCAAAATTCTGGTGGCGATCGCTGCGCCTTAATTTTGCCGAGTGAAGCTAACGAGTGGCAAGTCAGAGCGATCGCCACCCCAGAAGAACTCCAGCTTTGTACAACTCCCCTCGATAATAATCCCGACCTTCCAGTCAAACTTATTCAATACGTTAAAAATACGCAGGAGATTATTGTCATCGATGATTTAGAAACGGACTTACCTGTCATTGATAACTACCTCATCCAGCGTCAACCCAAAAGTGTTTTGTGCATGCCGCTACTCAACCAAGGTAGCCTCATTGGCATTTTATATCTCAAAAATCGTTTGACTAGAGGGGTGTTTACAGAAGAACGGATCCAGACGATCAACATCCTCTGCACTCAGGCGGCTATTTCTTTAGAAAATGCGCGGCTATATGGAAAGGTGCAGCAGACATTAACAGATTTACAGCAAGCCCAATTAAAACTGGTACAGAGTGAAAAAATGTCAGCCTTAGGTGGCTTAGTGGCGGGGGTTGCCCATGAAATTAATAATCCTGTTGGTTGCATTCTCGGCAATGTCGGGGCCACTCAGGAATACATCAGTGATTTACTCGGGTTGCTCGATCTCTATGCCGAAGAACTTCCTCATCCCAGCGATGGGCTCAAAGAAGAATTGGAAGCTGTCGATCTAGAGTATGTACGCGAAGATTTACCCAAACTGATTCGAGCCATGGAAGATAGTGGCGATCGCATCACATCTATTAGTAAAAGTTTGCGTGTCTTTTCTCGTGCTGACACAGATCAAAAGCAACGTTTTGATATTCACGAAGGCATGGAAAGTACCATTTTAATTCTGCGCCATCGTCTCAAAGCAAATCCTGAACGTCCTGAAATTAAAGTTATTAGCGACTATGGTGACATTCCGCCTATTGATTGTTTCCCTGGACAATTAAACCAAGTCTTTATGAACATTTTGGCAAATGCCATTGATGCTTTAGACGAAGCTAATCTTCACTCTCATTTTGCAGACATCGAGAAGTGTTCACCTCAAATTACGATTCGCACAGAGGTAGACAATAATCAAGTCAAAATCACCATTTCAGATAATGGTCGCGGCATTTCTGAGACGGTACAAGATAAGATTTTCGAGCATTTGTTTACCACTAAAAAAGCGGGTCAAGGCACTGGGCTAGGGCTGGCGATCGCCCATCAAATTATTGTTAAAAAACATGGCGGCAGCCTCACCGTTCAATCCGAGTTAGGCCAATCTACGACATTCTGTATCCAATTACCCATATCAAGTATTTCCTAG